The following coding sequences are from one Triticum aestivum cultivar Chinese Spring chromosome 5A, IWGSC CS RefSeq v2.1, whole genome shotgun sequence window:
- the LOC123106078 gene encoding putative lipid-binding protein AIR1B, with product MASRTFSAACLLALLVANTFLAGDACGSCKHQTPPPASPSPPPPSPSTTPCPPPSSGGGGGTSCPTDTLKLGACANVLGLVNVGVGKPPSGGGDKCCSLLGGLADLEAAVCLCTALKANVLGIVLNIPVKLSLLLNYCGKTAPKGFQCA from the coding sequence ATGGCGTCCAGGACCTTCTCGGCGGCGTGCCTGCTGGCGCTGCTGGTGGCCAACACGTTCCTCGCCGGCGATGCCTGCGGCAGCTGCAAGCACCAaaccccgccgccggcctccccatcCCCGCCCCCACCATCGCCGTCTACGACGCCGTGCCCACCTCCTtcgtcaggcggcggcggcggcacgtcgTGCCCCACGGACACACTGAAGCTGGGCGCCTGCGCCAACGTGCTGGGCCTGGTGAACGTGGGCGTCGGCAAGCCCcccagcggcggcggcgacaagtGCTGCAGCCTCCTCGGCGGCCTGGCCGACCTCGAGGCCGCCGTGTGCCTCTGCACCGCGCTCAAGGCCAACGTCCTCGGCATCGTCCTCAACATCCCCGTCAAGCTCAGCCTCCTCCTCAACTACTGCGGCAAGACCGCCCCCAAGGGCTTCCAGTGCGCTTAG